The window CAAATGATTTTGATGAGCAAGCCGACTAATTTTTCTAATGTCCGAAACTGCCAAAGTCGGATTACTTGGCGTTTCAATATAAACAGCCTTGGTTTCTTTTTTGATTGAGTTCTCAATCGCTGACAAATTCGAAAAATCGACAAAACTATGGCTTATCCCAAAGCGTGGCAGAATATCATTAAGCAAGCGGTAGGTTCCGCCATAGACTTCTTTGCTGACCAATAAATGATCTCCTTGTCCAAAAGTCAATAAAACCGAACTAATGGCGGCCATCCCGGTTGAAAAAAGAAAACCACGTTCGCCATTTTCTAATTCGGCAATCGCATCTTCGGCGACTTTTCTTGTCGGATTGCCGGAACGTGCATAATCGAATTCGCCAAACTGATCAAAATTCGATTGATGAAAAGTACTGGAAAACTGAATTGGTGTATTGACCGCTCCACTTAATGGATCGATTTCGGTAGTTGATTTAATTAATTTTGTCCAATCGGATTCTGTCATTTAGCCCCTTTAATTGCCTGTTTTAAATCTTTGAGTAAATCATTTTTGTCTTCCAAGCCAACACTTACGCGAACAAGATTATCGGTAATTCCTAATTCATTGCGACGCTGCTGGCTCATATCATGATGAGTTTGAATGCTTGGGATTGTGATCAAACTTTCTGCGCCTCCCAAACTTTCAGCAAAAGAAAATAATTTAAGGCCCTGCAAGAATTTATCGGTATCATAGCCATCACTTAAATAGAAACTGATCATTCCACCAAGGCCCGGATAAAGAATTTTATCAACTCCCTTGATTTTTGTTAAGGCTTTTGCAATATATCGAGCCGAGCTATTGTGTCTTTGAACCCGTAAAGACAATGTTTTCAACGATCTTAACAAAAGCCAGCAGGAAAAGGGATCGAGAACCTGTCCTCTCGTAATCAAATTTTCTTGAAGACTTTCCGACAGTTCTAAACGAGAACTAATAACAACTCCTGCCAAAATATCATTGTGACCACCGAGATACTTAGTTGCAGAGTGAACAACAAGATCAGCTCCTAATTTAATCGGATTTTGGAGAATCGGGCTGAGAAAAGTATTATCGACGGCAACCAGTATCTTTGGGTTAATCTTATGGACAAAATCGGCAACTTTTTCAATATCAATAACTTTCATCGTTGGGTTGCTTGGAGTTTCAAGCCATACCAAACGAGTTTTAGAGCTGATCTTTTGTTTTAAATCATTAAAATTAGAACTGTCCCAAAGAGAATAATCAATACCGTTTTTTTCCACCAAATCATCGAAATATCGAAAAGATCCACCATATAAATCGTCAGAAGTAATGAAATGATCTCCTTTTTTCAAAAAAGTCGAAAACAACAAATCGATGGCCGCCATCCCCGATGAAACAGCAAAGGCATTATCGCCGTATTCAATTGTCGCTAATTGCTTTTCAAGAATCTGCCGTGTCGGTGTTTGTAAACGAGCATAATCGAAACCGGTCGATTCGCCTAACCCCGGATGACGGAAAGCGGTTGAAAAATAGATTGGTGCGACTACCGCACCAGTTTTTTGATCATCGCTACCATTTCCGCCTTGAGCCAAAATTGTATCGATATGTGCCAACTTCTACCCCCAGACCTCCTCGATGATTGATTTAACCAATGTCAATTTTTTCCATTCGTCGGCTTCAGTCAACTTATTTCCTTCTTCAGTTGATGCAAAGCCACATTGAGTTGAAAGCCATAGACGGTTAAGCGGTAAATACTTTTCAGCTTGATGAATACGATCGATGATCAACTGACGATCTTCTAAAATCGGTGATTTGCTTGTAATCAATCCGAGCACAACATTTTTATCTCCGGAGACCTTCGCTAAAGGCGCAAAACCACCGGCCCGATCAGAATCATATTCCAAGAAATAAGTCGAAACATTTTCTTTGCCAAACAGTTTGTCAGCTACCGAATCATAACCGCCCTGAGCTGCCCAGTCTGAGTGATAATTCCCGCGGCAGATGTGGGTATTAACTGTTAAATCAGATGGCAAATCGGCAATTGCTCCATTATTCAAATCCAGATAAATATCTTTTAACTTTTCTGGATCAAAACCGGCACCCACCATCGTTTTCCAGAACTTTTTATCGACAAGCATTCCCCAAGTACAATCATCAATTTGAAGTAAACGTGCACCAGCTTGATAAAAAGCCAAAATTGCCTGATGATAAACTTTGATAATGTCGGAAAACAATTCTTCATCGGTACTGTAAAAATCGCGAATAGTTTTTGCATTAGAGCCGCGAACCAATTCCGCATAAAACTGTGCCGGTGCGGGAATTGTGATTTTAGC of the Oenococcus sp. UCMA 16435 genome contains:
- a CDS encoding PLP-dependent transferase, which gives rise to MAHIDTILAQGGNGSDDQKTGAVVAPIYFSTAFRHPGLGESTGFDYARLQTPTRQILEKQLATIEYGDNAFAVSSGMAAIDLLFSTFLKKGDHFITSDDLYGGSFRYFDDLVEKNGIDYSLWDSSNFNDLKQKISSKTRLVWLETPSNPTMKVIDIEKVADFVHKINPKILVAVDNTFLSPILQNPIKLGADLVVHSATKYLGGHNDILAGVVISSRLELSESLQENLITRGQVLDPFSCWLLLRSLKTLSLRVQRHNSSARYIAKALTKIKGVDKILYPGLGGMISFYLSDGYDTDKFLQGLKLFSFAESLGGAESLITIPSIQTHHDMSQQRRNELGITDNLVRVSVGLEDKNDLLKDLKQAIKGAK
- a CDS encoding 5-methyltetrahydropteroyltriglutamate--homocysteine S-methyltransferase — its product is MTLVKNKIGFQHVGSFLRSQAIKVAKKRFADGEISYDDLHAVEDSEIKKLVKKEAAAGLDYVTDGELRRSYWHLDFFWGFGGVKHVHYGEGYLFAHEETRDDTAILNGKLSFDAAKHPFINDFKFLKQVAEDNGVQAKITIPAPAQFYAELVRGSNAKTIRDFYSTDEELFSDIIKVYHQAILAFYQAGARLLQIDDCTWGMLVDKKFWKTMVGAGFDPEKLKDIYLDLNNGAIADLPSDLTVNTHICRGNYHSDWAAQGGYDSVADKLFGKENVSTYFLEYDSDRAGGFAPLAKVSGDKNVVLGLITSKSPILEDRQLIIDRIHQAEKYLPLNRLWLSTQCGFASTEEGNKLTEADEWKKLTLVKSIIEEVWG